In Montipora capricornis isolate CH-2021 chromosome 4, ASM3666992v2, whole genome shotgun sequence, a single genomic region encodes these proteins:
- the LOC138045268 gene encoding uncharacterized protein: MSRKTVRSIQELGELFTHRDGVDNVSDSKLWGPFNRIFRVSMKSSKMAVPKSFEAKLTRWFHLPDDTNDEQSIKRAELQTVVRVFDRWTCNQTCFNAARALKPLNNGEENPVSSMDVSNGSKVPGCDFCSPFDYTAADLWGRLENDSGLTASNVAKYDALHSMVVFKEHLPSHWNKTKLADMLDLCTEWFGITHKNNSQAIYPIMNWNCRARAGASQHHGHCHMLLAENFHYGQWEQLRQAAKLYSWEHPGFDYFDDLVAAHRNFGLAKTFGDACVFAHLAPYCGYEFKAVSWNFDDNFKQAINEAVEALIFKFGSKCFNLCIHFPPLENGKLRKFEAEEEVKNSCLETGEVAMPFIAHLVDRGGVQSSSSDVCGMRIYGSAIVNEDPFSIAQQLGWLA, encoded by the exons ATGTCGCGAAAAACAGTTAGATCCATTCAGGAACTGGGAGAGTTGTTTACTCATAGAGACGGAGTGGACAATGTGTCGGATAGTAAATTATGGGGCCCTTTTAATCGAATTTTTAGAGTTTCAATGAAGTCCAGTAAGATGGCAGTCCCAAAATCCTTTGAAGCGAAACTGACACGCTGGTTTCATCTTCCCGACGACACCAATGACGAACAATCCATCAAGAGAGCCGAGCTTCAAACTGTCG TAAGAGTATTTGATCGCTGGACCTGCAACCAAACTTGTTTTAATGCTGCAAGGGCTCTTAAACCACTCAACAATGGTGAAGAAAATCCTGTCTCTAGTATGGATGTCTCCAATGGAAGTAAAGTTCCTGGGTGTGACTTCTGTAGTCCCTTTGACTACACTGCTGCAG atttgtGGGGCAGGCTGGAAAATGATAGTGGATTAACAGCATCTAATGTTGCTAAGTACGATGCCTTGCACAGTATGGTTGTATTCAAGGAACATCTACCAAGTCACTGGAATAAG ACAAAGTTAGCTGATATGCTGGACTTGTGTACTGAATGGTTTGGCATCACTCACAAGAACAACTCTCAAGCTATCTATCCAATCATGAATTGGAATTGTCGTGCTCGTGCAGGAGCATCACAACACCATGGACATTGTCACATGCTTCTGGCAGAGAATTTCCATTACGGACAGTGGGAGCAGTTACGACAAGCTGCCAAGCTTTATTCCTGGGAACATCCAGGATTTGATTACTTTGATGACTTGGTGGCAGCTCACAGAAACTTCGGGCTTGCTAAAACCTTTGGTGATGCTTGTGTTTTTGCGCATTTAGCACCTTATTGTGGATATGAGTTCAAGGCAGTATCTTGGAATTTTGACGATAATTTCAAACAGGCAATCAATGAGGCTGTCGAAGCTCTCATTTTTAAGTTTGGTTCAAAGTGTTTCAATTTATGCATTCATTTTCCTCCTCTTGAGAATGGCAAACTTCGAAAATTTGAAGCTGAAGAGGAAGTGAAAAATAGTTGCCTGGAAACAGGTGAAGTTGCTATGCCATTCATAGCTCATCTTGTAGACCGGGGAGGGGTTCAAAGCTCATCATCTGATGTCTGTGGAATGAGAATTTATGGAAGCGCTATAGTCAATGAAGATCCTTTTTCAATTGCTCAGCAGCTAGGTTGGCTGGCATAA
- the LOC138044413 gene encoding LOW QUALITY PROTEIN: homeobox protein 9-like (The sequence of the model RefSeq protein was modified relative to this genomic sequence to represent the inferred CDS: inserted 1 base in 1 codon) yields MRPGWRLPLLLVILGTLCNRIQSTKKKAKLLKKHSPQVAVLHKASPQKNERGQKKNAVQPSHEQVVAMQNPEGLQASDAEVLNNLQNYNKHYINNEMAAETALLADNGIDDDSALKISNMAALPHGMPKATNAIIKAKISDGAQAPEEFSDDHPKAPNAQAGYDPNAYLYDANSWPEYAIHDSDFNNFHAVEMSNMNGENTDMXPMYNQPQRMGPQNIASEGGMRNPAGQGPSKGNQADSMFNDDEKVATGEALMQKPNQEGNDENSGGGKPNDSTEGNDKSQSPGSAKPAADTPQEVPQKIEQNAPTSSDPASKTQQQPQPSSDNASAGKLEPSVVKEAASLPPKAIATLVKSLVGNRKVAGEAESPGQVQGQVQKNIVETTSQSSILEDLKPAKEFTQSPTLLHKVAKPKKN; encoded by the exons ATGCGACCAGGCTGGAGACTTCCCTTGTTACTTGTGATTTTAGGGACGCTTTGCAATC GTATACAATCCACGAAGAAGAAAGCAAAGTTACTCAAAAAACACTCGCCGCAAGTTGCAGTCTTACATAAAG cTTCTCCACAGAAAAACGAACGCGGGCAGAAGAAAAATGCAGTGCAACCGTCACATGAACAAGTTGTAG CTATGCAAAATCCAGAGGGTTTACAGGCCAGTGATGCCGAGGTACTAAACAATCTCCAGAACTATAACAAGCACTATATCAACAACGAAATGGCAGCTGAGACGG CTCTTCTTGCGGACAATGGTATTGATGATGACTCGGCGTTAAAAATATCCAATATGGCAGCGTTACCTCACGGAATGCCAAAGGCAACTAACGCCATCATTAAGGCCAAGATCAGTGACGGTGCACAAGCTCCAGAGGAGTTTTCCGATGACCACCCGAAGGCACCGAATGCACAAGCTGGTTACGACCCGAACGCTTACCTCTACGATGCAAATTCGTGGCCCGAGTACGCCATTCACGACTCCGACTTTAACAATTTCCATGCAGTGGAAATGAGCAACATGAATGGAGAGAATACAGACA CCCCAATGTACAACCAACCTCAACGAATGGGTCCACAGAACATTGCAAGTGAAGGAGGGATGAGAAATCCCGCGGGACAGGGACCGTCCAAAGGAAACCAGGCGGATAGCATGTTTAATGATGACGAGAAGGTAGCGACAGGAGAAGCTCTCATGCAAAAGCCTAACCAAGAGGGTAATGACGAAAACTCAGGGGGAGGGAAACCCAATGATAGCACCGAAGGGAATGATAAAAGTCAGTCACCGGGTAGTGCCAAGCCAGCTGCGGACACTCCTCAAGAAGTCCCCCAGAAAATTGAGCAAAATGCGCCCACGAGCAGTGACCCGGCCAGTAAAACGCAGCAACAGCCCCAGCCATCAAGTGATAATGCCTCGGCTGGAAAGCTGGAACCCTCCGTTGTAAAAGAAGCTGCTTCTCTGCCTCCCAAAGCGATCGCTACATTGGTGAAAAGTCTGGTGGGAAATCGTAAGGTAGCTGGTGAAGCAGAAAGCCCAGGTCAAGTTCAAGGTCAAGTCCAAAAGAACATAGTCGAAACTACTTCCCAGTCTTCCATCCTTGAAGACCTCAAGCCGGCAAAGGAGTTCACACAATCACCTACTCTGCTTCACAAGGTTGCAAAACCAAAGAAGAATTAA
- the LOC138045269 gene encoding MRG/MORF4L-binding protein-like isoform X1 has translation MASSEEVLVWTPELEVSLFHSMKGHKPVGINRHFHMACIHDKFATSTGKRNISSKQIWEHLQELYNLQALDDLENLPFPNDETEFNLPEEIFETSAKPHSSASESSAAADEALVKLQGLASNSPASTSTPDSSPKRKRTRQVNSASSSQPSSPHPPVSAKRRR, from the exons atggcgtcttCTGAAGAAGTCTTGGTTTGGACCCCAGAACTGGAAGTTAGTTTATTTCATTCCATGAAGGGGCACAAGCCAGTCG GTATAAATCGTCACTTTCATATGGCCTGTATTCACGACAAATTTGCTACGTCGACTGGGAAGAGAAATATTTCCTCAAAGCAAATATGGGAGCATTTACAAGAGCTCTACAACCTGCAGGCGTTG GATGACCTGGAGAACTTGCCATTTCCTAATGACGAAACAGAATTTAATTTACCAGAGGAAATATTTGAAACTAGTGCCAAGCCTCATTCTTCTGCCTCGGAATCGTCTGCTGCTGCTGATGAAG CTCTTGTCAAACTTCAAGGGTTGGCCAGCAATTCTCCAGCAAGCACTTCCACTCCTGATTCCTCACCAAAGAGAAAAAGAACCCGGCAAGTGAACAGTGCAAGTTCCTCACAGCCATCGTCCCCTCACCCACCTGTGTCAGCCAAGAGAAGACGGTAG
- the LOC138045269 gene encoding MRG/MORF4L-binding protein-like isoform X2 produces the protein MASSEEVLVWTPELEVSLFHSMKGHKPVGINRHFHMACIHDKFATSTGKRNISSKQIWEHLQELYNLQALDDLENLPFPNDETEFNLPEEIFETSAKPHSSASESSAAADEGLASNSPASTSTPDSSPKRKRTRQVNSASSSQPSSPHPPVSAKRRR, from the exons atggcgtcttCTGAAGAAGTCTTGGTTTGGACCCCAGAACTGGAAGTTAGTTTATTTCATTCCATGAAGGGGCACAAGCCAGTCG GTATAAATCGTCACTTTCATATGGCCTGTATTCACGACAAATTTGCTACGTCGACTGGGAAGAGAAATATTTCCTCAAAGCAAATATGGGAGCATTTACAAGAGCTCTACAACCTGCAGGCGTTG GATGACCTGGAGAACTTGCCATTTCCTAATGACGAAACAGAATTTAATTTACCAGAGGAAATATTTGAAACTAGTGCCAAGCCTCATTCTTCTGCCTCGGAATCGTCTGCTGCTGCTGATGAAG GGTTGGCCAGCAATTCTCCAGCAAGCACTTCCACTCCTGATTCCTCACCAAAGAGAAAAAGAACCCGGCAAGTGAACAGTGCAAGTTCCTCACAGCCATCGTCCCCTCACCCACCTGTGTCAGCCAAGAGAAGACGGTAG